A segment of the Bos taurus isolate L1 Dominette 01449 registration number 42190680 breed Hereford chromosome 19, ARS-UCD2.0, whole genome shotgun sequence genome:
CAAAAGGCCCATGTTCATTCAAAACCAGACTGTGGCTATCTTGCAGTGTCTTGGTTCTGGGAGCAAAGTGAAAGTTAACCTTGTACATTCAGAAAAAAGGCAGAAGGTCAAGCACATTCTGAAGAACCTGAGAGTCATGACTGTTCCCTGCAGAAACAGCACGGCCCCCCCAAGCTGTCACCTAACCCCTGCATCCAAGGTTCAGGCTGGATTCCTTGTGACAGGCAAAGGTGAGACTGGAAGTTGAGAGGGAGGTGGGCACTCACTTTTAATTGACATCCTTGGAGGCAGGTGGAGgttgagagtgaaagtgttagtcactcagttgtgtctgagtctttgtgacccatgggctgtagccgccagtttcctctgtccatggaattctccacgcaagaacattggactgggttgccattttcttctccaagggatcttcccaacccaaggattgaagctgggtttccttcattgcagattctttaccatctgagccaccagagaagccccctaaGTGGAGCTAAAGCCTCAAGGACATGGATTAGCCTCTTCTTTAGGCAAATCTATGTAAatcttttaaatgtaattttaggGCATGGATTAAACTCTTTGGCATTTGATTAGTATTAACTGATTCCTGCCGTCTGTTCACTCCATGTAACACTGTGGGATACAAGAGAAGTGACATCAAACAAGTGTTTATTCTGATATTATCACCTTTGACAAATCACTTAATTTCTCCAATGTTCAGTTTTCATAGCTACAAATGAgagatttgactagatggtctAATTTCTAGGTATGTAAATCCCACAGCAATATGTAAGGCCTCTTAAATAGCCTTTTCAAGCTGTTAATATTATTGCAGAATAATCTCTAAGATTTCCATTTAAATATAACGTACCTAATGCTTcctatttaaaacaaattattttgtaataaaggAAAGCGTCATCTCCTAAGTTATCCATTTCATCAATTTGGATTTTTATAGAGTTTCTTTAGAAGTGAGGGAATTCTTGCTCAAATATCCTTAACCAAAGAAAAGCTAATGCTGCGATTCCATCAGCACTGGGAATGGAGTGTTTTGTGATTACAAACGTGCTCCACCTTAACACCCAGTTACCTAGCACAGGAGGCCTAAAAGAGAGGAGATGCCAACAGGGATGACATTAACTTAGAACTCTGTTTATTTTCGGCTGCGCTGGGTTTTTCTTGCTGCTTGCCgtctttctgtagttgcagtgagcaggggctgctctccagttgctgtgcgcgggcttctcattacagCACCTTCttctgttgcggagcacaggctctagagtacaggctcagtagtcacgGTGCAAGGGGTTAGTTACGCCCCtcggcctgtggaatcttcccggaccactTGTCCCCTTCGTTGGAAggtatcttaaccactgggccgctAGGGATAGGGAAGTCCTGGACATTAATTTACAAGCTGGGAAGAACTGGAAATACACTGACCGATGAAGCCTATTAAGTAGATTTTGAAACAGTGTCTCCCAGGAGGTAGAAGAAAAGCCACACTGAAATACCATGATCCCTGTGGCTAGTGGGCACAGTTCTTCTATGCAGGGAGAGGATCTCTAGGTTTTGCCTcctctctctgtttttaaatgttggttgtttatttatttatgttttggccACACTACACTGCTTGTGGGATTGTCGTTCCCTTacctgggatcgaaccctgggCCCTCAGCAACAAAAGCGCACAACCCTAATCACTGAagagccagggaattcccctttcctcctctttcaATCATAACATCACTCAGTTTGCTAGGTGTTTTTCACACCTGCTTTCTCGTTTTTCTTACCTATCTTCACATCACTCCTGTGACATACACCAAGAATTATTTTTGCTATAACCATCCTGCAGATAAGGAAACGAAAACTCAGAGGACTTCTGTTACTTGTCCAAAGTGAGATTTATTTACCTTCATCTCATCTGACCCGGAAACACATCAGTTATCATTTCACAGAACTGACTGATGCTAGGATAGGAACAAAATTCTACGTAATTCTCTCGTTTTTCCTTTTGAGCCCGTTGGCTCTTTGTCTCTGCTTATCTTTGCCAACAGTCTTCCTGATtaaataataataggactattcCCCTGCGATTCGTGTACAGCACCTGGTACTGTGCCCACTGGTCTCTGAAGtaaaaaaactgtcatttttcaCATCAACTCAAGACCTGGGAGAGTAGTTCAGAAAAGTCAAGTAGGACGTATGGACCTTAATTTAATAGGCAATGACAGGAGACCATTAAAAATAGAACAGGAACCACTGTCCAAATTGGGTTAGGTCAATTCTGGAGGCACGTGAAGGTGGCTCCAGACCACAGCCAGCACCCATCCGCGTTCCATCTTTTCCACGGCTGTCTGAGTCACTGCCATCTCTTACGTGGATTCTGCAAGAGCCTCTCAGCAGGTTGCTCTGCTTCTATCAGGCGCCCCTCTACTGTCCATTTCCAACTCAGCAGTCCacggatttttaaaaacaaagccatCCATCCAGTCACTTCTCTGCAAAAAGACTTGCAATGGATCACCATTCCAAGCAGAACAAGAACCGAAGTCCTCCAACTGGCCTGCAAGGCCCAGTGACGTGAATCCATTTGCTTCAGAAACTTTTCATCCCCTACGACTGTCAGCGTGCTCACCACTCCAGTCTCACTGGCTTACGCGCTCTCCCTCTAAAACTGTAACAGGACATGCTCCAgcctgggcctctgtttcctctgcctaagTTCCCCGGCATCTGTCTGGCTAGTGCTCTCACCTCCTTCACATCTTTATCCAGTCCTCATCTTCTCAATGAAACTCCTGCAGGTCGCCCAACCACTGCCCACCTGCACCCCCCAACGCTGCGCTCTACTTTGCTTCTTTCCAGAGCATGCATCCCCTTCTAACCAACAACACAGAACTCACTGTACTTACTGTCGTCTGCTTCTCCATGTCCTCCCTTGGCCCTCCTTCCCCTTTGCTAGCTCCCATGCTAGAGTGTGTTCAGCTGCTATGTCCACAGTATGGAAGCAGACCCTGGAACAGCTAGATCTCCATTTATTTAATGGTTATTGATtcggctgcaccaggtcttagttgtggcactcaagATCTTCGTTGCATCACGGCGCCTGGACTCTCGTCGCACCCGAATGGGCTTAGTGGCtgtgcggcacgtgggatcttagtttcccaaccagggatcaaacccacatccccctgTACTGCAAGatggattctgaaccactggaccaccagggaagtccctagatcttcatttttaaatatatgctgaGAGAATGAAATTGAGGGGTGCGTGAAGCTGAGTGGTCTCCCCTTCTTCCAGTTCTCCTCTTTCTCcagttcctttctctttctctctcaaagtCATTGACTTAGACTTCACTCACTAGACAGACCTGCCACAAACTATACTACTTCAGTTCTTCCTTGGACTTTGAAGCCATCTTTTTTAAAGAAGGGACTTTCAACACTGCTATACCTTCCCatccttattattattatggctGTATGAGTGATAAGCCAAGAAAACATGGTCCACTCCTTCATTCTGATCCTACATTAGTCAAAAGCATCAGGGGATTTAATCCATATCTCTTATTACCATATCCTCACTCATTCTTTCATGTTATCAAGGCCCACGCCTTAAACCTATGGACAGGTCAACAGAGCCACAGTTAGAAGCTATATATCAGCTGGGTAAACTCAGGGTTTTGTCAGGTGAAACCAAAGGCAGGATAAAGTTTTCTCAGTTGTCCTTCattgtttctttcttgttttacaGCTTTTTTACCAGGGGTCTCTCAGTGTAAGGTCTATCCAGTGATGGGGGCTTCATCAGAGACTTATCCCTCCACTACTACCTCCGTAACTCctgggaaaaaaggagagaaaactaCAAAGGTTGATGGTTTTTCTAGTCCTCTGAATCAAGGTACAGAATGTGTAGAGGTGagacaagaacacacagaaaaattcTCAGCCCCAGCACTAGCCTGGGTCTCCTAGAATTTTCCTGGAAGTAGAGAAGCTACATAAGTTTGCATGAGAACATCACTCCATTTCttatggaaaaaacaaacaaacaaacagcttcTCTGTAAAGAAGGTCCCAGAAATGTCTGTAGTTTGATACTTTTAATAATCCTTCACCTCCACACAAGTGCGCTCACCTTGTTGCCAGATCTGGGGACAGCATACAGGGTTTTGGTGTGATGGGTAAGATCCAATGTGTGAACAGAGGAGAGACAATGTTTAAACTCTAATCAATCATTACAGTGATGACAACAACTAAGAAGCACATTTTTATCTGCGTTGTTTTAACAAATAGCCCTCCCTAAATTGGCCAGGACTCACATTCTGTAGGATTCCATTTGGGTTACTCCCCAGTTCCAACAGGAGAAATGTAAATATGAGATTAATAACAACAAGATGCTTATAAGCCATTTGGCCCCAAATTTGGCTTATGACTCCAAAACGATGGCAATttactgaaagtcgctcagtcgcgtccaaatctttgtgaccccatggcctatacagtccatgggattctctaggccagaatactggagtgggtagcctatcctttctccaggagatcttcccaacccaggaatagaaccagggtctcttgcattgcaaccTGGgtctctttaccaactgagctatcagggaagccccctattcTTAAATTGAAAGGAACATAGAAAAGTTGATTTGCTAATCCTATGTGGTATGTGTGCTGGGGTACAAGGGCAGAGATCCTGAGAGGGCTGCTGGAGACAGATTCCCTTGTGTAGCTTTGCTTCCCATGAAAGCCGTACAAGAATCAACCCTCCCAGCAAgctcactactgggcatataccgtgataaaccataactcaaaaagacacatgtaccccaatgtttatagcagcactatttacaatagctagggcatggaagcaacctagatgtccatcaacagatgaatggaaataaagaagttgtagtacatatatacgatggaatattactcagctgtaaaaaggaatgaattggagtcagttgtagtgaggtggatgaacctagacctGTTACatagagtgaagcaagtcagaaagagaaacaaatgtcatatattaatgcaaatactatggaatctagaaagatggaactgatgaacctgtttgcacggcaggaatagagacacagagaatggacttgtggacacagcagaggaaggagTTGGGGGATGAACTGGGGGAGTAGCACTGAAATACACACATTACCATGTATACAACTGACAcctagtgggaagctgccgtataacacagggagctcagcctggtgctctgtgacgatctagagaggtgggatgaggggggtgggagggaggtagAAGAGGGTGGggatatgtgtgtgcgtgtatgtatgtatatatatatatatatatatatatagctgattcatgttgttgtacagcagaacccAATACAAaatttgcaaagcaattatcttccaactgaaaattttaaaaaagaatcaatcctacttgatcatggaAAAATTCCAAATCCTAATAAAGGTGACTCTGGGAAGACACTGCAAAGTAGGTGAGGGCAGAGGCCATGATGCCTATCCCAACTTCTGACTCTCAGTCTGAACTGGAAATTCAGTTTCTGCCTCTGAATCAGGCTGGGCCCCTCTTGGTCTTGAGAACCAGGAGTGCTGCAAGTCAAAGGGTCAATCTCTTCCCTCTCTTCAGTTCTCACTTCGCCCTGTccactcctctctctctttttagacACAGACGAGAAcctagagaagaggaagaaatggagcATCGTGGTCAAGGTTCTGATTGCAGTCACCTTGTTTGTCAGTGGAATCGCCATTACCGTGTTTGTCATTTTTGAAGTGCCATGCCCTGTGAGTTTGCTGATGTCCTGGGTCCTTGGACTTGATCTATAAAGACCTCCTTCTATCGCAGAGGCAGGAGGGCATAATGAGAAAAGCACAGACTTTGGAGTGTGGACACAGCTGCCACTCAACACTCACCAGCTGAGTGGCTTGGAGAAAGTTGTCTGCCTTCTCCAACCTCAGTTGCCTCATCTTTAAAACGGGACTGACGATACTTGCCTCTTATGGTGGTTAAGAAGTTTCAGTGAGATTCTGTGAGAAAGGTTTCTGGCATATAGGTTGCTGTTCAGCCGCTAactcgcatctgactcttttgggaccctatggactgtagcccaccaggctcctctgtccatggaattctccaggcaagaatactggagtgggttgtcttgtccttctccaggcgatctttccaacccagggactgaacctgagtctcctgcttggcaggcagattctttacctgagctacctgggaagcacccTGGCATACAGGAGGTGCTTACTAAATGCAAGTTCCTTTCCTCTGTTGTACTTGGACATTCTCTGGGGAGGATACAGCCAACACGGATGAATATGTGCTTTTCTTTAGAAGGGGTGATTCGgtaattctctggtggtctactggttaggactctgcactttcactgccagaggctggatttgatccttggtcagggaactaagattccgaaAGCTGTGtgacatggttaaaaaaaaaaaaagagagagcgagagagatgATTTTCTTTAAATCGTCTAATGTGAGATTTGGAAGATAATCAGATGCATACCAGCCACCTGAAGTTAATACCAGTCATTTTCCCCCTTCAGAGTCGATGTCAACAAGTCAGAGAGCTATGCCAGTGCCAGCGGTTACGGAGAAGGCCAAGGAAGGAAGACCAGCAACCTGGGACAGCTGAATCCCAGTCTGACACTCAGCCCAAAAAGGAAAGTGTTTTCTGTATGGCTGCTGTCATTTGCCTGGAGAAAATGGGGTTCATGTATAAGTTCTAGGAGACAAGGAGCTGCTTTAGTTGTGAAGCAAATGTGGGTAATTCTTTTATGCGTCAGGAAATGGGCAGATACAATATTGCTATAATGCAATAGAGTACTTACTGAAAATACCTACTTCTGGGGATCAGATATAATGAATCAGAGTGGCTAGAGTGGGACCAGGAATCTTATGATAGACTTTTAAGTAGAGGTAGATTTACTGTGAAATTAATGATGCTTAAATTCAGGACCCATAGGACCTGCACACTGGCCTTGTATCCAATTTTGTACTTTTTATATTTGtgctctttttattaaaaaaaaaatggtccttGACATTGTAAGAGCTACAGAGCCCATAATTTATGTCTCCAAAGGCTGGATGCAGCTTCTGAATATAAGAAATTGATGGGTGCCCTCTCTATATCTACAAAAACACACTGAAGCAAAGAGATGAGGTCTCCAATACTTTTTACATTAAAGAAGGTGGCTGTTTTTGTAGAATTACAGCACTGAGAATGAATCTCAAAGATTATCTAGTCCAGGATGGGACACATGCTACCACTCTTTTAATTCCATGTTAACTGAAAATATCTATAAtcaagggacctccctggtggcccagtggttgggatTCCAAGCTTCCAAATcggggaggggcttccctggtcaaggaaccagGACCCAACATGccacgcagcacagccaaaaaataaataacaataagaaaataattttaaaagaaatacttaaaaaatcataatatatCAGGGTACAATTAGAAGCTGAATATGTTCCAGAAGTCTAACGCACAGCACTGTGATTCCAGTCCCAATACTGCATCACATACTTCAAAACTGCTGATCAACTAGACCATATACATtcccaccacaaaaaagaaatgataattatatgATGTAATAGAGTGTGAGCTAAAGCTACTGTGGTAATCACGCTGCAATTTATAAATGCATCAAATCAAAACGTTGCACACCTTAAACGTACACCATgttatatgaaaattatatttcaatttaaaaaaatcaagcgTGGCACTCTTTCCACCCAGGCATGGTATCAGAATCTTTCTTACCACAGTACTTTAGGTAAGAAATGACgaaatatttgtcatttttacAATTTCCTGTAATCCTGTTTCTGCTGATAATAGATGATGTGCCCTTGGAATTAGTATAATTCTATAGTTTGGTGTATTTTTAGTTCTATAATCCCATCTACATTATTATTTCTACTGAACATTGAAAGAAACAGGCCTGAAGAGGACTAAAACTAGTCCAGAGTTAAAAGTAACCATGTAACAGCAACTCTGATTCAATTTCTCCCATgaacaaaataaacattaaatgatgaaggagttaattttaaaaaagcaattttttacACACTGCCACATTTGAACCTCATAAAAATCCTGAGAGGTAGCTAGGATGAGTATCTACATCTTATTGATACTTAAGCTAATGCTCAGAGAAGTTATGTGACTTTCCCCCATGGTCACACAGCTACGAGAAACAGAACTAAATTCAGAACTAAAATTAATTCCTGTACTTATTAGCTTATTCACCTCTTCCACAAAATTTTACTAAAAAGCTTCTATGTGCCAAGTTCCCTCTGTTCAAGAGGTTTACAGTCTATGTTCTACAATAGTtaagaatttagaaaatacatacaaaatcAGATGGGGAATGAATCAGGTATAATGAGAGTGTAATGGGATTAGTAAAAAATATTTGGcccacggacttccctggtggtctagtggtaaagaatccacctgccaatgcagggggcacgggttcaatccttggtccaggaaatTTCCActtgccacagggcaactaaacctgtgcccaactactgagcctgtgctctagggcctgcgctccacaagggaagcctgtgtattgcaactagaaaaagcctgtgcacagcaatgaagacccagtgcagccaaaaataaattttaaaacaaattaaatattaaaaatacatatttttaattatgaaaaaataaatatctgggTCTACATTGCCCCAGATCTctgcagtggtggtttagtcactaagtcattttgACTCAGGTCCCTGCCCCTTCTCAAACACAGTGAGATTGTTCGGGCCGGATTCCAGGAATGAAGTAGAATTCCTATGCATCTGGGATTCAAAATAGCTGCACATCCAGGGCCCTTTCCACTCAAGGCAAATAGGTCAAGCAAAGGGTGGCTGGGCTGTTTGCTAGGAGGTTATAGGTTCCAACAAACCAGCTTCTCATACATAAGTGCACCTTGCTGATACTTTCTCAGTGTAAGCACAATAACTTTTCCTAAGATTAATGGGTAACAAGGAGGCAAAATGATGTGTCCTTGGAATTTTACGGGGTTCTGTACTAAGCCATCTCtttgttggaccataaagaaatgcctatttgtgtcctttatttttcATACTTGCTTTCAATCCACAGGTTGGACAAGAGGCTCCCAATTCATCAAGTCCCAAGAAAGCTGTAGAGATCACCGTGGTCCACCAGACATACTTCTGAAAAGTTCTGCTGTGCCTCACACATTGGAAGAAGGGTAGCACACTGTCTTCTCCCTACTATTAATCAATATGGGCAGATTCTTACCAATTTTACCCTCGTATCTTCAGCAGGAACATTACGATCAGACAGTAACACCAGGTCAGTGAGGAGAAAGCCTGGACTTACAGTCAGAGTTACTCTAATGTCTTTGCTACTGACTCAGCCACAAGCCTTTGAAATTCACTTGGAACTCAAACGAAAAATGGATATTTTTCATCGCATCAAATGAAAACAAAGGTCTTCCCTCTAAGCACTATATGAATGGACACTTTGCTCTCTTTGACAAAAGGTTTAAACACAGTCTCCGAGGAACTGAGCAAAGGAGCCCCCGGTGTGGCACACTGATTCTCAGCTGACCTCCTGCACTGGCTCTCAGCCAGCTGAGGGTGGGAGTCCTGTTTTCCCGCTGGCATTCACCAGGCTTTACACTTGTGCCCCAGCTCTCCACGAACTGGAAGGGAACGTGACCCTGAGCATTCCAAAGGGCCTCCTTGTGACTCATCCCCAAGGGCATACAAACAGGACCCAGACAAGATCTCTTGATAATGCAGAATTCCTGATGTGGAATTATACTCTACCATCACAGTGAGCTGCAGACATTCACAAGCAATCCAGAGCAACGCAATTATGATGTTCTTTCTCACAGAGGCATGGCTCAGAGTCAAGCCTGACCTCACTCAGAGTTTAGTGAGAAGGTGAAaagtctgatttaaaaaaaaaaacaaaactgaatgcAACATTTATTGTATTTCTTACCTGTTGTATCTTCCCTTCCCTTACTTCAGCTAAGAGATAGTCCAAGGAAGGCTCAGTTtatatggaacttccctggtggtccagtggttaggaatccaccttccaatgcaggggatgccgGTTCGATtcttggttgaggaactaagattccacatgcctcagggcaactaagcctgagtctCAAAAAACCAGAGAGCCTGCTACACCACAACTCCtcctgagcctgagctctggagcccacgagccacaacttgAGACAAGCTGTGCGCCACGCCAAAGAGCACGTGTGCCTCAATGTAGCCAAAATAAAAAGGCTCAGTGTATAGAATTTATCATGAAATTAGATTTTCATTTATACATTGTAATTTAATTATTCATGAAACTCACAACTGTGGGTTACAGTGTATATGAGTTTTGACAGTGAAACACAACATAAACAATCTATTTTGTATAGCAAagaatattctatttattttaccataaaattgttttattcaagagatttttctaaaaaattgtcACCTAACATATCGATACTTTCAACGTTAAGATAACTGTGTATTACCTAACGATGAATTTTTGCAACGACTAATCTTACAAATTCAAAATTACAAAACTCAAATTCGTGCTCTAAAAACTGCATTTTGGGAAATGCTTTTTTTATGATGGCACGAGACAGCTGACCTTAAAACAGAGTTTAGGTGGAAAGAGGACTGGCAGAAGGGATAAGAAGGATGTTGTcctgcttcttttccttttttttttctttttcttttactattttttaaatgtgtttttgagttttatttcttggctgcactgtgcagtgtgtgggatcttagttccccaaccagagattgaacccatgtacccAGCAGCGGAAGCAtggagtcaaccactggaccaccagggaagtcccctactatttatttttttgtcctgCTTCTTTTCAAAAGTCTGAAACCATTCCATTTCATTTTGGTGAAATGTACCTGCACCTAAGTAAATtgtgtgataaagttttattaaagtataaaggagatagaggaagcttctgacatagacatcagaagtggGTAGAAAgacgcttgctagtgttagcaatggagttatatactctccaatgaatccaaagaatgtctggaagttgtaaatccctgggggctcagatggtaaagcgtctgcctgcaatgcggaagacccaggttcgatccctgggtcaggaagatcccctggaggaggaaatggcaacccactccagtactcttgcctggaaaatttccaaggactgaggagcctggtaggctacagtccatgggggttgcaaagagtcagacatagctgagcgacttcactttcaccagacCTAcccccataatttacattttaagataacagaactagccagaaggtttaatccaaaaactgtcctcaggcaggatacagtattgttatataatcctaaagaatgtagaggggaaaaaaaaaagtttgtcctttcttccttcttgagaattccagacccctctctccttgggaacaCCTTAgacttatcaacctgcctaggaaatgactctctcaatcTCATACTCAAACTGAGCcttgaagagatggaaccaagcATGGAAGACGCTAGTTCTAAAGGAAGCCCTAGAGATcctgtgcttgtgtgctcagtcatgtctgattctttgtgatcctttggattgtagcccaccaggctcctctgtccatggggaatactggagtgaaaaataaaaaaagaatactggaagaaatacattttctcctccaggggatcttcccgacccagggttgaACCCGCACtcccctgtgtctccagcactgcaggcagattatttaccactgagccatcgggggaAGCCCAGAGATCCTGCGGGTGCCCTAAAGTTCCATAGAGCATTCTCTGAAAATACGATGGGTGGAGAGGACAAGGCACAGGGGCCGGCATTGGAACAGATGAGCATTGCCCTCCATTGGTGCACAACATCACCTCCAGTTTATCCTGCCATCTGTGGGTCAGTCTAACCAGGAAATAGCGGCGGGGtggttgtggggggggggggtcgggGAGGGGAGAAGAAGCCTGCTCCTTCCCAAGACCACTGGGGAGGATGATCAAAAGCTTTCCATACTTCATGCTTTTGGTTGAGGACTGATGCCTACAGTCATCTCCACCTTCCCAGGCTTATCCACCAGAGAAAGTGCTTTCATCCAGAAACAGGCAATAAAACTTGCAGCAAAGTCTATACTCATTAGCTCTTCTGCCAGAATATAATGTAGGCAACGTGTATAGTGACTTTTCTTTACAGAGATTCACCGATGGAATCAAAATTGTTTACACTGCTCTGGGGACTTGTTTCCCCAGACAAAGAAAGGTCCCTCTGAGGATTTTCTGACTGCCTAATCAGTTACCAATTTTCAATCTCCTATTTTCTTACCACTGGGGATCTTTGACAACCAAAAGATaggggagagagaagaagggaagggagaatgCCCAGGCGGACCTTGGGATGTGACCTGTATTCTGCAGATCGCTTCACAGTGGGGCACAATTCTTCCTGTCACCACGACAGGCTTAGCTATAAACTCAACTTGATAATATGCCATTTCTCTGGGGAGCCAATTACTCCTCTGGAAGTGACTATTACTACCATATTTCCAGTTAGCACAAGTGTTGTGTTTTTTTCAAGTCATAGGCTAGACAGGCCTTAAAGTCATTCCGTCTTTTTTAAGAATCTGAGTCACcccaattttttttgttgtttttactttttggctatgctgggtcttagttgaggcatgtggcctctttagttgtggcatgtggcctctttagttgtggcatgtgggatctagttccctgactggggatcaagcctgggccccttgcattgggaatgcagagtcagccactagaccaccagggaaatccctcagtACTTTTTGATAGGCCTAATGATGGCAGTTGCTTCGGGTAGAGAAAACACATTCACAGACATCTCCGATTTAACTTTTGCTGCCACTGCTAAAGGACGTTAAGTAAAGAGCTGTATTTCTGCACGACTTTATTCAATGACTTTATTCAATATAAGCACTTAAAATATACAATTGTGTACCttggtttttccattttttcatttataaaggtatacctgtgattttaaaaatcagtgaccTAGGAATCTTTGGGCCTCTGACAGGCCTGAGCAGGCCACTAGCACCCCTCCTTCTCTGCACCCCTAGGCTAGTCCAGGGGGTTACTAATCAGAGAGGGACATAAGGGGATTCTAGCCCTGTACATTGCCCCCCATCCCAAGTCCTCCTCTTATTTTGGAAACTTCTTAAGCACAGTCCAGTAGTTTCTGATCTAAAGCACTTTTCTTACATCATGCC
Coding sequences within it:
- the C19H17orf78 gene encoding uncharacterized protein C17orf78 homolog isoform X1, whose amino-acid sequence is MDTILVFSLIITSYNVTKKELRDSSCQVEPLPDLFPKDVRSIRAELIREAQAEAKRPMFIQNQTVAILQCLGSGSKVKVNLVHSEKRQKVKHILKNLRVMTVPCRNSTAPPSCHLTPASKVQAGFLVTGKAFLPGVSQCKVYPVMGASSETYPSTTTSVTPGKKGEKTTKVDGFSSPLNQDTDENLEKRKKWSIVVKVLIAVTLFVSGIAITVFVIFEVPCPSRCQQVRELCQCQRLRRRPRKEDQQPGTAESQSDTQPKKESVGQEAPNSSSPKKAVEITVVHQTYF
- the C19H17orf78 gene encoding uncharacterized protein C17orf78 homolog, translated to MDTILVFSLIITSYNVTKKELRDSSCQVEPLPDLFPKDVRSIRAELIREAQAEAKRPMFIQNQTVAILQCLGSGSKVKVNLVHSEKRQKVKHILKNLRVMTVPCRNSTAPPSCHLTPASKVQAGFLVTGKAFLPGVSQCKVYPVMGASSETYPSTTTSVTPGKKGEKTTKVDGFSSPLNQDTDENLEKRKKWSIVVKVLIAVTLFVSGIAITVFVIFEVPCPSRCQQVRELCQCQRLRRRPRKEDQQPGTAESQSDTQPKKVGQEAPNSSSPKKAVEITVVHQTYF
- the C19H17orf78 gene encoding uncharacterized protein C17orf78 homolog isoform X2; the encoded protein is MDTILVFSLIITSYNVTKKELRDSSCQVEPLPDLFPKDVRSIRAELIREAQAEAKRPMFIQNQTVAILQCLGSGSKVKVNLVHSEKRQKVKHILKNLRVMTVPCRNSTAPPSCHLTPASKVQAGFLVTGKESMSTSQRAMPVPAVTEKAKEGRPATWDS